The Syngnathus typhle isolate RoL2023-S1 ecotype Sweden linkage group LG16, RoL_Styp_1.0, whole genome shotgun sequence genome includes a region encoding these proteins:
- the si:ch211-10a23.2 gene encoding galectin-related protein A-like, whose amino-acid sequence MISPPHFASPLQTCTILRHALTGMEDKDKKGNEEYIGEIKGGLRPSMKLVVMGIVDKKPKSIEVVVSSAPQQRESEESEESEAMESEGDVGLQLKVSFMDKAVQRNARLAGKWGAAENTLSFFPFAPGEPFKMEIVCEHQQFRILVDGQPLCGFTHRLPQLASLTALRVFGDVQLTKVA is encoded by the exons ATGATAAGTCCTCCTCACTTCGCATCCCCTCTCCAGACCTGCACGATACTGCGTCACGCCCTGACTGGAATGGAAGACAAGGACAAGAAAGGAAAT GAGGAGTACATCGGCGAGATAAAGGGTGGTCTGCGGCCTTCGATGAAGCTGGTCGTGATGGGGATTGTTGACAAGAAACCCAAGAG cattGAGGTGGTGGTGTCCAGCGCACCTCAACAGAGGGAATCGGAAGAATCGGAGGAATCGGAGGCAATGGAATCAGAAGGTGACGTGGGTCTCCAGCTGAAGGTCAGCTTCATGGACAAAGCCGTCCAACGCAACGCGCGGCTGGCGGGAAAGTGGGGTGCCGCCGAAAACACCCTCTCCTTCTTCCCCTTTGCGCCCGGGGAGCCTTTTAAG ATGGAGATCGTATGCGAGCACCAGCAGTTCCGCATCCTGGTGGACGGTCAGCCTCTATGCGGCTTCACCCACCGCCTCCCGCAACTGGCCAGCTTGACGGCGTTACGAGTCTTCGGAGACGTCCAACTCACCAAGGTGGCTTAA
- the lgmn gene encoding legumain, with product MCRFLVLPVVLGFFAALVNSFPTQEPENGKNWVVIVAGSSSWYNYRHQADACHAYQIVHKNGVPDEQIVVMMMDDLAQAEENPTPGILINRPNGSDVYKGVLKDYTSQDVTPENFLAVLKGDASKVKGGSGKVLKSGPNDHVFVYFTDHGAPGIIAFPDGELHVKDLQETIQYMHDNKKYKKLVFYIEACESGSMMKDLPDDIDVYATTAANSHESSYACYYDSERDTYLGDWYSVNWMEDSDAEDLSKETLLKQFRIVKSHTNTSHVQQFGNKTLAHMKVAAFQGTRKSGAGAPGPLPPVRELDLTPSPDVPLAILKRKLMASNDIGVARSVLSEINTHFKVREMLATTMYQIAERVTGDRSEAEEVVNERRDLTQHQCYRTAVDHYKNNCYNWNKAKYEYALRHLYALVNMCERGYTADSIQMAMDSVCHYSE from the exons ATGTGCCGTTTTTTGGTGCTCCCGGTTGTCCTGGGGTTCTTCGCCGCCCTGGTGAACTCCTTCCCCACACAGGAGCCCGAAAACGGGAAGAACTGGGTGGTGATCGTCGCTGGCTCGTCTTCCTGGTACAATTACAGACATCAG GCGGACGCGTGCCATGCCTATCAAATTGTGCACAAGAACGGCGTCCCGGATGAGCAGATTGTGGTCATGATGATGGACGACTTGGCACAAGCTGAAGA GAATCCTACACCTGGCATCTTGATCAACAGGCCCAACGGTAGCGACGTTTACAAAGGCGTCCTCAAGGACTACACGTCTCAA GATGTTACTCCGGAAAACTTCCTGGCCGTACTGAAAGGTGATGCCTCTAAAGTTAAAGGAGGCTCTGGGAAAGTCTTAAAGAG CGGTCCCAACGATCACGTCTTCGTTTACTTCACTGACCACGGAGCGCCTGGAATTATTGCCTTCCCTGATGGAGAG TTGCATGTGAAAGACCTCCAAGAAACCATCCAGTACATGCACGACAATAAGAAGTACAAGAAG CTGGTGTTCTACATCGAAGCCTGCGAGTCAGGGTCAATGATGAAAGATCTGCCTGACGACATTGACG tttatgcAACCACAGCCGCCAACTCCCACGAGTCATCCTACGCTTGCTACTATGACTCAGAACGTGACACCTACCTGGGAGACTGGTACAGTGTCAACTGGATGGAAGACTCTGATGCG GAGGACCTGTCCAAGGAAACGCTGTTGAAACAGTTCCGAATCGTCAAGAGTCACACCAACACCAGCCACGTGCAGCAGTTTGGAAACAAA ACTCTGGCCCACATGAAGGTGGCGGCCTTCCAGGGGACGCGCAAGAGCGGAGCCGGCGCCCCCGGCCCGTTGCCTCCCGTGAGGGAACTGGACCTGACGCCGAGTCCCGATGTTCCCCTGGCCATCCTCAAGAGGAAGCTGATGGCCTCCAACGACATTGGCGTGGCCCGGAGCGTTCTCTCAGAAATCAACACACACTTTAAG GTGAGGGAGATGTTGGCGACGACCATGTATCAAATCGCCGAGAGGGTGACGGGCGATCGTTCCGAAGCCGAGGAGGTGGTCAACGAGAGGCGGGACCTGACGCAGCACCAATGCTATCGGACCGCCGTGGACCACTACAAAAACAACTGCTACAACTGGAACAAAGCCAAG TATGAATATGCCCTGAGACATTTATATGCTCTGGTCAACATGTGTGAGAGAGGCTACACCGCTGACAG CATCCAGATGGCCATGGACTCGGTTTGCCACTACAGCGAATGA
- the plek2 gene encoding pleckstrin-2 — protein sequence MDTQQKNSILREGFLVKRGHLVHNWKARWFVLTPDKLIYYKYESGRRDSCQRGKIMLNDCVITCPFLEYDNRPLVFRLQTKNCVDHFLEACSREERDEWAGDIAAAADKLDSGADADDDGSPSVSPSTPGGSRPHHINLSKVLDAMYDVHSGINMTNHVEQGRVYTNCFSGSAVVDWLVFTQLALTRTEAATLASALLEEGFLRTIGLRSVEALRKAGLSELFMDDSTALYSFSDNLKKRGCVKAETTLSAVELSGHVIKRGYLLKQGHMRKNWKIRLFVLRSEPSFLHYYDPTKDDIRPVGGFPLRGSLVSSLDDNGVPSGVKGNIQGNLFKIITQSDTHYFIQAPSHREKMEWIDAIREHT from the exons ATGGATACACAGCAAAAAAATTCTATCCTCCGAGAAGGCTTCCTGGTGAAAAGG GGTCATCTCGTGCACAACTGGAAGGCGCGCTGGTTCGTGCTGACGCCGGACAAGCTGATATATTACAAGTACGAAAGCGGGAGAAGAGATTCTTGTCAGCGAGGCAAAATCATGCTGAATGATTGCGTCATTACTTGCCCCTTCCTTGAGTACGACAATCGACCT TTGGTGTTCCGGCTTCAAACCAAGAACTGCGTGGATCACTTCCTGGAGGCGTGTTCACGGGAGGAGCGAGACGAATGGGCCGGCGACATCGCCGCAGCGGCGGACAAGTTGGACTCTGGAGCGGACGCGGACGACGATGGCTCACCTAGCGTCAGCCCGTCCACGCCAGGAGGCTCGCGGCCGCACCACATCAATCTGAG CAAAGTGCTGGACGCCATGTATGACGTTCACAGCGGAATCAACATGACCAACCATGTGGAGCAAGGACGCGTGTACACCAACTGCTTCTCAG GCTCCGCGGTGGTGGACTGGCTGGTGTTCACGCAGCTGGCGCTGACCCGAACCGAGGCGGCGACGTTGGCGTCGGCTCTTCTGGAAGAGGGCTTCCTCCGCACTATCGGGCTACGGAGCGTGGAGGCGCTGCGCAAAGCTGGTCTCAGCGAGCTCTTCATGGACGACTCCACGGCGCTTTATAGCTTT TCAGATAACTTGAAGAAGCGAGGCTGCGTGAAGGCCGAGACCACGCTGTCCGCAGTGGAGCTGAGCGGTCATGTGATCAAGAGAGGCTACCTGCTCAAACAA GGCCACATGAGGAAAAACTGGAAGATCCGACTCTTTGTGCTGCGCTCGGAACCTTCTTTCCTCCACTACTACGACCCCACCAAG GATGACATTCGCCCCGTTGGAGGTTTCCCACTGCGAGGCTCGCTGGTGTCCTCGCTGGACGACAATGGCGTTCCTTCTG GTGTGAAGGGTAACATCCAAGGCAACCTATTCAAAATCATCACTCAGTCCGACACACATTACTTCATCCAGGCTCCCAGTCACCGAGAAAAAATGGAATGGATTGACGCTATCCGGGAGCACACGTAG
- the chp1 gene encoding calcineurin B homologous protein 1 → MGSRASTLLREEEIEEIKKETGFSHSQITRLYSRFTSLDKGENGTLSREDFQRIPELAINPLGDRIINAFFPEGEDQVNFRGFMRTLAHFRPIEDSEKSKYAPGEPLNSRTNKLLFAFRLYDLDRDNNISRDELLQVLRMMVGVNISNEQLGSIADRTIQEADTNGDGSISFNEFIKVLEKVDVEQKMSIRFLH, encoded by the exons ATGGGATCCCGAGCGTCCACGTTACTCCGCGAGGAGGAAATTGAAGAAATCAAGAAAGAAACGGGCT TCTCGCACAGCCAGATCACTCGACTGTACAGCCGCTTCACCAGCCTGGACAAAGGGGAGAATGGCACCCTCAG TCGAGAAGACTTCCAGAGGATTCCTGAGTTGGCCATCAATCCTTTGGGTGACCGCATCATCAACGCTTTCTTCCCGGAAGG AGAGGACCAGGTGAACTTCCGAGGCTTCATGCGCACACTGGCCCACTTCCGGCCCATCGAGGATAGCGAGAAGAGCAAGTACGCCCCTGGCGAGCCGCTCAACAGCAGAACCAACAAGCtgctgt TTGCTTTCCGTCTTTACGACCTGGACAGAGACAACAATATCTCGCGGGATGAGCTGCTCCAG GTGTTGAGGATGATGGTGGGTGTGAACATCTCGAACGAACAGCTCGGGAGCATCGCCGACAGAACCATCCAGGAGGCCGACACAAACGGAGACGGCTCCATTTCCTTCAACGAGTTCATCAAG GTGCTGGAGAAGGTggatgtggaacagaaaatgaGCATCCGCTTCCTGCACTGA
- the oip5 gene encoding protein Mis18-beta isoform X1 — MEFNETILLEREDSGVKLFGPGQWATFHCKQCNTVLGDSLSVCGELTCLGFILCCRVTSCVEVGREMECGHKGELANCIFSSLTCSECGCTVGKVVHAAPPSLAAVRSLFLLQKGLIKCYVLDSRSMVKASAVSFEMKSLMESVKEVRHQLEMHFEDTKSRLLDVSASSASLTSDATV, encoded by the exons ATGGAGTTTAACGAGACCATCCTCCTGGAACGCGAAGACAGCGGTGTCAAGCTGTTCGGACCCGGACAATGGGCAACCTTTCACTGCAAGCAGTGCAACACGGTGTTAGGAGACTCCTTGTCTGTATGCGGGGAGCTCACATGCTTGGGTTTCATTTTATGCTGCA GAGTCACCAGTTGTGTGGAAGTGGGTCGTGAAATGGAGTGTGGACATAAAGGAGAATTGGCTAACTG CATCTTCAGCTCCCTGACATGCAGCGAGTGCGGCTGCACGGTGGGCAAGGTGGTGCATGCAGCGCCGCCGAGTCTGGCCGCGGTGCgctccctcttcctcctccaaaaGGGGCTCATCAAATG TTATGTGTTAGACAGCCGCTCTATGGTGAAAGCGTCGGCCGTGTCCTTTGAGATGAAGTCTCTCATGGAAAGCGTCAAGGAG GTGAGACATCAATTAGAAATGCACTTTGAAGACACAAAAAGCCGCCTGCTGGACGTAAGCGCATCATCTGCAAGTCTGACAAGTGATGCCACTGTTTAA
- the oip5 gene encoding protein Mis18-beta isoform X2 encodes MEFNETILLEREDSGVKLFGPGQWATFHCKQCNTVLGDSLSVCGELTCLGFILCCRVTSCVEVGREMECGHKGELANCIFSSLTCSECGCTVGKVVHAAPPSLAAVRSLFLLQKGLIKCYVLDSRSMVKASAVSFEMKSLMESVKELRSA; translated from the exons ATGGAGTTTAACGAGACCATCCTCCTGGAACGCGAAGACAGCGGTGTCAAGCTGTTCGGACCCGGACAATGGGCAACCTTTCACTGCAAGCAGTGCAACACGGTGTTAGGAGACTCCTTGTCTGTATGCGGGGAGCTCACATGCTTGGGTTTCATTTTATGCTGCA GAGTCACCAGTTGTGTGGAAGTGGGTCGTGAAATGGAGTGTGGACATAAAGGAGAATTGGCTAACTG CATCTTCAGCTCCCTGACATGCAGCGAGTGCGGCTGCACGGTGGGCAAGGTGGTGCATGCAGCGCCGCCGAGTCTGGCCGCGGTGCgctccctcttcctcctccaaaaGGGGCTCATCAAATG TTATGTGTTAGACAGCCGCTCTATGGTGAAAGCGTCGGCCGTGTCCTTTGAGATGAAGTCTCTCATGGAAAGCGTCAAGGAG CTGCGGAGTGCATAG